TTAAATAACGAAAAGTAATGGCATCCATAACAGGAGAATATGTTACCTCATAATCAATTCCTGGTCTTTGGGAAAAACCTTGTGCAACAAGACGAGCCTTGTATCTTACaatctcatttttctcatttcgtTTTCTTACAAAGACCCACTTATACCCAACAGGTTTCACACCTTCAGGTATATCCACAATGGGTCCAAATACTTTTCGATTTTTAAGAGAGTTTAACTCAGTATTTATCGCATCTTTCCAATTTTTCCAATCATGTCTATTTTGACATTCATTCACAGTTTTGGGTTCAGGATCATCATTTTCGTTTATGATTTCACATGCAATTGAGAACGAAAATATTTCATCAATGTTCATACCTTTTCGGCTCCACAGATTTCCTGTattaacataatttattgaaatctcGAGATCATTCTTGTTATCAGCTTCATTATTAATGATCTCATTGTCATCATTTTGTGCTTCTTCGAGAGCACAATTTTCAATCATGGATTTGTTGTTATCTAGTGTCTTTTCAGGATCACTTTCAATCATATTCaccttttctgtttcttttctttttcgggGATTTTTGTCTTTGGATCCCATAGGTCGGCCACGCTTCAAGCGTGCCTTGGATGTACTTGCTACatcatttgtttttgaaatatcaaTTCTAGCTGGGACATTTATAGCTGGTACATGTGACTTTGTCACTCTTTTCAAATCAGTGAATGAATCTGGCAGTTGGTTTGCTAAATCTTGTAAGTGTACTAttttctttacattttcttcCCATGATTTATTATATGGGTCCAAATGTAATAAAGATGGTACATACcatgttatttcattttctatgtGTTTATTTTCTCCCCCTAGTGTTGGAAattttgtttcatcaaaatgacaATCAGCAAATCTTGCCTGAAAAACATCACCTGTCAAAGGTTCAAGATATCTAATAATAGACGGTGATTCATACCCTACATATATTCCCAATCTCCTTTGAGGTCccatttttgttctttgtgGTGGAGCTATTGGGACATATACTGCACAACCAAAAATTTTTAAATGGgaaatatttggttccttaccaATTGCAAGCTGATAAGGGGTGTGTTTATGATCAGCACTCGGTCTTAGACGGATGAGTGCTGCAGCATGTAAAATTGCATGACCCCAAACAGTAACTGGTAGCTTAGTTCTCATTATTAATGGTCTAGCTATATATTGAAGACGTTTTATTAATGACTCAGCTAAGCCATTTTGTGTATGCACATGAGGAACAGGGTGTTCAACAGTGATTCCTACTGACATGCAATAATTATTGAATGATTCTGATGTAAATTCACCAGCATTGTCAAGTCTAATTTTCTTTATAGTATAATCAGGAAATTGTgctcttaatttaattatttgtgcaAGAAATTTTGCAAATGCCATATCACGACTTGACAATAAACAAACATACGACCATCTACTAGATGCATCAATTAATACCATAAAATATCTGAATGGTCCAGACGGTGGATGGATAGGTCCACATATATCACCTTGAATCCTTTCAAGAAATGCAGGTGATTCTGTATGAATTTTGCCTGGTGAATGTTTTGTTATTAGTTTTCCAAGAGAACAGGCTTCACATGGTTTATCCTCTTTTGTAAACTTTAAACCTTTCAAAGGATGACCATGAgtactttcaattatttttcgcATCATTGTTGAGCCAGGGTGACCTAAACGGTCATGCCATAAAATCATAGTTTTGGGGTCTTCTTTTACTACCAaattacattcaattttatgtatatatgtataatgtaatcCCGAAGGCAATTTTGGTAGTTTTTCTAAGGTTTTCTTCTTTCCAGAAACAttagtagtaatattaatatatttcatattgcCTTCAGTTACAGTTTCAGTGTCAAACCCTTGACGATATATGTCATTAAAACTCAACAAATTTCTCTTTGATTTAGGAGAATATAAAGCATCATTAATGACAAATTTTGTTCCATTTGGTAACATGAACATAGCATTACCTGTCCCTTCTATTAAATCAGCAGGTCCTGAGATAGTATTTATCACACCTTTAGTAGAATTTAAAtcattgaaatatttcttactTTTGAGGATCGTGTGGGTAGTTCCACTGTCCGGGATGCAAATGTCTTTGACATGTTCCATGTCTGaccttcttaaaataaaatcaagattaaagataggaaaacaataatataatacattcaacattattattcaATAACCAAATATTACACAATGCCCACCACATAAGTcatacatattattaagtaattcAAGCACAGCACACAAGtcacacatattattaagtaatacaAGCATACCACACAAGtcacacatattattaagtaatacaagcacaccacacaagtcacacatattattaagtaatacaagcacaccacacaagtcacacatattattaagtaatacaagcacaccacacaagtcacacatattattaagtaatacaagcacaccacacaagtcacacatattattaagtaatacaagcacaccacacattattcaaatacttatttaattagttacttaatttatattcatttcattttcttcttcaacaaaatcagcAGCCTCAAGGTAGGTAGTATCATTATTGGGTTCAACTTCATTAAAATTTACttcctttcccttttcttcAACAGATGCCCTGTATTTTTTACACAGGTGTTCTGGTGTCCTACACGTCTTAGACCAATGTCCATTCTTTCCGCATCTAAAACAGATATCATCACGGTTCCTTGAGGGACCTTCTTGGATATATTTACCTTTACCTTGATGATTCTTATTATTTTGGTCATATTTAGGAGGCCTATAATTATTCATATATCCTCGTCCACGACCTCTACCACGAAAGTGGTTTCGACCGTGATTTCTGCCTCGACCATCAAAATGAGCTTTACCCCCTCGTCCTTTATGACGTTTATGGCCACCACGCCCACGATTAAATGTTGTTGCATTTATTTCGGGGTATGCTATTGTTCCTGTGGGACGTGTCTGGTGGTTTTTTATCAAGAGCTCATTGTTTTGTTCTGCCACCAAAAGAGCTGCGACCAAATCAGAGTACTCAGTAAATCCCCTCATTCTATATTGTTGTTGCAACAATACTTGGGATGCATGGAaagttgaaaatgttttttccaATTTCTGTTCTTCAGTTATAGCCACACCGCAAAATTCTAATTGTGCAATAATTTGGTGCATGGCAGAGTTATATGCAACAACACTTTTATAATCTTGGAACCTTAATTTGTTCCACTGATCCATTAATGAAGGTAACAGGACTTTCCTCTGATGTCCAAATCTTGCCTTAAGTTTGTCCCATAGTATTTTGGGATCCTTGGCATTTGAATATTctgtttgtaaaccatcatcaAGGTGGTGTTTAATTATCCGATTTACTTTCGATTTTTTCATTGCTAATTCCTGTGAGTCAGCTGTTTGCACCTCTGCATTATCTCCTTCTAGAATTTTATCGAGCCCCTCACTTGCAAGGTACTCAGTTAAGTTGTTGTTCCATGTTATGTAATTATCTCCGGTTATGTTTAGAATTTTGAAATGATGCTTAACGTTTGACATGTTTATatctaaaatacaaaagaacacaatcaattttttaatgtataaactatgacaaaaaaaaaaattaaattattttattcaatagcTATGATTACAAAAACCATGATTCTATCAGCTAATAAACCAGGCTAATACAAGTAAtggtaaaacaacaaatattgttactattataaaaGGTTCTCCTAATTCTTCATATTTGGTGATCCAGAAGATGAAAAACATAAAGACAAGTAGAGTGATAagcataagaaaaaatttaaacattttggAAATGTGAGTAAAAGTTTGAGAATGGTATGAAAACTTATGAGTGAAGGTGAAGTATTTATAGGTGAATTTTATGAAGTGTCCGTTACGTTACCGTTGGGTTTGTGGCCGTTGGGAGATAGTGGAAAAATGTAAGCTTTTACTGTTCATGGCCGTTATGTGGCCGTTAGGGGATATGAGAAAagtgttaaattttattgtttgttaccgttgggaatgagtaaaaatattctAAGTGTGTTAAAAATCATCTAGCTCTTAAGATGCACAAATGGAGAGAACAACATGTAAAGTTATATGATAATAACTttaaataatatcaaatttcaaaatcttaATTATGAGTCTCTCGTGAAATAATATTGTTGACTGAGATTTTAGTCTTCCATTAAGAATTAAAGTTAGCAATATTATAGATGTGGGTTTTAGTCTTCCATTTAATATGAAGATTAGTATTATAGATGGGGTTTTTGGAcacctccattaagtataaaagttagtcatacatatggggttttaatcctccattaagtatgaaagttagtaatatagatggggttttgaatacctccattaagtataaagGTTAGTCATAGATatggggttttaatcctccattaagtatgaaagttagtaatatagatggggttttgaatacctccattaagtataaaagttagtcatagatatggggttttaatcctccattaagtatg
This portion of the Trifolium pratense cultivar HEN17-A07 linkage group LG3, ARS_RC_1.1, whole genome shotgun sequence genome encodes:
- the LOC123915052 gene encoding uncharacterized protein LOC123915052 codes for the protein MSNVKHHFKILNITGDNYITWNNNLTEYLASEGLDKILEGDNAEVQTADSQELAMKKSKVNRIIKHHLDDGLQTEYSNAKDPKILWDKLKARFGHQRKVLLPSLMDQWNKLRFQDYKSVVAYNSAMHQIIAQLEFCGVAITEEQKLEKTFSTFHASQVLLQQQYRMRGFTEYSDLVAALLVAEQNNELLIKNHQTRPTGTIAYPEINATTFNRGRGGHKRHKGRGGKAHFDGRGRNHGRNHFRGRGRGRGYMNNYRPPKYDQNNKNHQGKGHLLKKRERK